GAAGGACCTGACCGTCGTGTCGTACCCGGTACCCCACGACATCGCCACGTCCACGCCGAGTTCCCGCACGACCTCCGAGGGCGTCAGCTCGCCGCGTTCGTCCAGGACCGGGACCGTCTCCTTGAAGGTGCCCCGGCCGGAGAACCGCAGGATGTCGCAGACCGCCTTGTCCTGCGCCAGGTACGCGCAGAACTCGTCGATGCCGCCGTCGAAACGGAAGGTCTCCTCGCTCTTGCCGCCGTCCGCGCCGAGCCCGTACTCGTCGCGGACGACGATCGTCAGCCCGGGGACCAGGAAGGCGGTCTGCCGGGCGCGCCGGTGCAGAAGCTCCAGGGAGAGTTCGGCGCCCTTGAGGAAGATCTGGCGGTCCGCCCAGTAGCGCACGCGCGAACCGGTGCGGGAGCGGGGGATTCCGGAGGTCTGGCGCAGACCCTGGGCGGGGGTGAACGGGGCGTCGGGTCCGGGGCCGTCGTAGGTGCCGGGCGTGCCGCGCCGGAAGCTGATGGCGTGGGTGCGGCCGTGCCGGTCGACCTCGATGTCGAGCCGCGCGGACAGGGCGTTGACGACGGAGGCGCCGACGCCGTGCAGGCCACCGGAGGCGGCGTAGGAGCCGCCGCCGAACTTTCCGCCCGCGTGCAGTCTGGTGTAGGCGATCTCGACCCCGGAAAGGCCCGTGCGGGGTTCGGTGTCCACGGGGATGCCGCGGCCGTTGTCGGCGACCTCCACGGAGCCGTCGTCGTGCAGGACGACCTCGATGCGGTCGCAGACGCCGGCCAGGGCCTCGTCGACGGAGTTGTCGATGATCTCCCAGAGGCAGTGCATCAGGCCGCGGCTGTCGCTGGAGCCGATGTACATGCCGGGGCGTTTGCGTACGGCTTCGAGTCCTTCGAGCACCATCAGGTGCCGTGCGGTGTAGTCGGAGCCGTCCTGCGGGCGGCCGCCGCCGGCCGGGACGGGGAGTGTGCTCACGCGTGCTCTCCTGGGCAACGGGGGTGGGTGTCGGGTCGGCCGGTGCCGGATCAGATGTCGAGGAACCGGACGTCCTTGGCGTTGCGCTGGATGAAGTGCCTGCGTGCGTCGACGTCCTCGCCCATCAGGACGGAGAAGAGGTCGTCCGCGACGGCCGCGTCGTCCAGGGTGACCTGTCCCAGGACCCGGTGCTCGGGGTCCATGGTGGTGACGCGCAACTCCTCGGCGTTCATCTCGCCCAGACCCTTGAACCGCTGGATGGAGTCGTCCTTGACCCGGCGGCCGGCCTGCCGCCCCTGCTCGAGGAGCACATCGCGTTCGCGGTCGGAGTAGGCGTACTCGACGTGGTCCCGGCTCCACTTGACCTTGTACAGCGGCGGACGGGAGAGGTAGACGTGCCCGTCCTCGATCAGCGGGCGCATGAAGCGGAACAGGAAGGTCAGCAGCAGGGTGTTGATGTGCTGGCCGTCGACGTCGGCGTCCGCCATCAGAATGATCTTGTGATAGCGGAGCTTGGCGAGGTCGAAGTCCTCGTGCACGCCCGTGCCGAACGCGGAGATGATCGCCTGGATCTCCTGGTTGTGCAGGATCTTGTCGATCCGCGCCTTCTCCACGTTGAGGATCTTGCCGCGGATCGGCAGGATCGCCTGGTACCGCGGGTTGCGGCCGGACTTGGCGGAGCCCCCGGCGGAGTCCCCCTCGACGATGAAGATCTCCGACAGCGCCGGGTCGTTCGACTGGCAGTCGGACAACTTGCCCGGCAGCGCCGCCGTTTCGAGGAGTCCCTTGCGGCGGGTCAGGTCGCGCGCCTTGCGGGCCGCGACCCGGGCCGTCGCCGCCTGGACCGCCTTGCGCACGATGTCCGCGGAGTCGTTCGGGTTCCGGTCGAACCAGTCCGTCAGATGCTCGTGGACGACCTTCTGCACGAAGGTGCGTGCCTCGGAGTTGCCCAGCTTGGTCTTGGTCTGGCCCTCGAACTGCGGCTCGCCGAGCTTGACCGAGATGATCGCGGTCAGGCCCTCGCGGATGTCCTCGCCGGAGAGGTTGGCGTCCTTCTCCCGCAGCAGCTTCCTCTCCCGCGCATAGCGGTTGACCACGGTGGTGAGGGCCGTGCGGAAGCCCTCCTCGTGGGTGCCGCCCTCGTGGGTGTGGATGGCGTTGGCGTACGAGTACACGCTGTCGGTGTACTGGCCGTTCCACTGCAGCGCGACCTCGACCGACAGCAGCCGTTCCGGGTCCTCGGCGGCCAGGGTGACGACCGACGGATGGACCGGCTCGCCCTTGCGGGCGTTGAGGTGGGCGACGAAGTCGGTGATGCCGCCGTCGTAGCGGTACGAGACGGTCTTCGCGGCCGGCGCCGGGCCGGCGCCGTCGGCCGCCGCCGTGGCCGACGCGGAGGGCCGCTCGTCGGTGAGGGTCAGGGTGAGACCGCGGTTGAGGAAGGCCATCTCCTGGAAGCGCCTGGCCAGCGTCTCGAAAGAGTACGTGGTGGTCTCGAAGATGGCGCCGTCCGCCCAGAAGGTCAGCGAGGTGCCGGTCCTCGGAGTGGTCTCGTGGCGGGCCAGCGGGGAGACGGGAACACCGTCCCTGTACTCCTGCGTCCACCGGTGCCCGTCCGCCCAGATCTCCGCCGACAGCCGGGTCGACAGCGCGTTGACCACGGACAGACCCACTCCGTGCAGACCGCCGGAGACCGCGTATCCGCCGCCCCCGAACTTGCCGCCCGCGTGCAGCACGGTCAGCACGACCTCGACGGCCGGGCGCTTCTCCACCGGATGCATGCCCACCGGGATGCCGCGGCCGTTGTCGACGACCCGCACGCCGCCGTCGGCCAGGATCGTCACGTCGATGCGGTCGGCCACCCCCGCGAGCGCCTCGTCCACGGAGTTGTCCACGAGCTCCTGCACCAGGTGGTGCAGCCCCCGCTCGCCCGTGGAGCCGATGTACATCCCGGGACGCTTGCGCACGGCGTCCAGGCCGTCGAGAACGGTGATCGCGTTGGCGTCGTACGAGTCGGCGGCGAGGCGAGTGTCGTCGTAAGTGGTCACTGATGCTCTCTTTCGGGCATGGCGGATCGCGCTCCGGCACCTCGTGGTGGCGGAGCGGCCGGACAGCTGGCGGAGACGGGGCAGGGCAGCACGAACGAGGCCCCGGGGCTCGTGAGCCTCGGGACGGACGACTGCCGGGACGCTGTCCAGAATACCGAAGGTGTGCACCATCGGAGGGGCAAGAGTGCCTCTATATGGCTCCGTGTGGGTCGAACTTTGCGACAGGCGATCCCCCCTGCGTCAATTCCCTGTAAATCCACCAGGCGGGCGCACAGGGGGTTTCCTGGTGTCTTGTCGCGCCGTGGATCAGCCACTGTTTTGCACGTGACTCTCTGCGGTCGCGGCCCCGCCTTGCCGTGCGGGGTTCCTCCGTCAGCCGTCGAGGCGTTCCGTGTACGCCTCGGTCGGCGGGGCCGGCACCGGGCTGGTCATGCCGGCCGACCAGAACCCGCCGGTACCGGGCACGGCGGTCACGTCGTTCAGGTACGGAGCCGTCGCCCCGCCCGCCGGGCCGCGCACGACCGTCCAGCCGTCGCCGTCCCGGTGCAGATACGTACTGCGGCTCTGGTCCTGGTAGTTCCACCCCGAGATCCAGGCGGCACGGCCCTGCGCGTCCCCCGCGATCCCGGACAGCGACCCGACGGTGAAGCCTGGGACCACCGTCGGGCAGCGACGTCTGGGGGACTAGCCACCCGCGTGACAAATGGCCACCGATTCCGTCCTTGCCGCCGAGAGACGCCCGTCGCGGACCTCCGCGACCCGGTCGGCCGCGGTGAGGTGCGTGCGGTCGTGTGTCACCAGGACGGTCGCGGTGGCGCGTTCGCGGGTGAGGCGGGCGATCAGGTCGATGACGGTGGCGCCGCGTTCGTGGTCGAGGGCGCTCGTCGGCTCGTCGACCAGGAGCACGGTGGGGCCGTTCATCAGGGCGCGGGCGATGTTGACGCGCTGGCGCTCGCCGCCGGAGAGCTGGTGCGGGCGGCGGTCCGCCCGGTCGGCGAGTCCGACGGCGTCGAGCAGCTCCGCGGCCCGGTTCCGTGCGGTACGTGCCCTGCGGCCGTCGATCTCCGCCATCACCTGCAACTGCTCGGCGGCCGTGAGGGAGGGCAGCAGGTTCGGCTGCTGGAAGACGATGCCGATCCTGTGGCGGCGCAGCGCGGTGAGCTCGCGGCGTGACAGACCGGTGGTGGGCGTACCGTCGACGGTGACGGTGCCGGCGTCGGGCGCGACGAGCGTGGCGGCGACCGCGAGGAGGCTGGACTTGCCGGAACCGGAGGGGCCGAGGACGGCGGTCAGGCTGCCCTTCGGCACGTCGAGGGAGACGCGGTCGAGGGCGGTGAGACGGGCGTCGCCGTCGGGGTAGGTGAGGGTGATGTCGGTCAGGGTGAGGCTCATCGGACGCTCCCCAGCGCGGTCAACGGGTCGACGGACGTGATGCGGCGGACGGACAGGACGGCCCCCAGCGCGCCGAGGGCGACCATCACGGCGGCCGGGACGACGACGGTGGCGGGTGTGAGGACGAACGGCACGGTGGAGTCGGCGACCAGGGCTCCGATCCCCGCGGCGATGCCCGTCCCGATCACGGTTCCGCCGGTCAGCAGGACGACGGCCTGGCCGAGCGCGTCCCTGAGCAGCGTGGCGGTCGAGGCGCCCAGCGCCTTGAGGACGGCGATGTCGCCGCCGCGCTGGATCGTCCACACCGTGAAGAAGGCGCCGATGACCAGCGCCGAGATGGCGAACAGGAAGCCGCGCATCAGTTGCAGGGAGCCGTTCT
The window above is part of the Streptomyces venezuelae genome. Proteins encoded here:
- a CDS encoding ABC transporter ATP-binding protein; translated protein: MSLTLTDITLTYPDGDARLTALDRVSLDVPKGSLTAVLGPSGSGKSSLLAVAATLVAPDAGTVTVDGTPTTGLSRRELTALRRHRIGIVFQQPNLLPSLTAAEQLQVMAEIDGRRARTARNRAAELLDAVGLADRADRRPHQLSGGERQRVNIARALMNGPTVLLVDEPTSALDHERGATVIDLIARLTRERATATVLVTHDRTHLTAADRVAEVRDGRLSAARTESVAICHAGG
- the gyrB gene encoding DNA topoisomerase (ATP-hydrolyzing) subunit B, with protein sequence MTTYDDTRLAADSYDANAITVLDGLDAVRKRPGMYIGSTGERGLHHLVQELVDNSVDEALAGVADRIDVTILADGGVRVVDNGRGIPVGMHPVEKRPAVEVVLTVLHAGGKFGGGGYAVSGGLHGVGLSVVNALSTRLSAEIWADGHRWTQEYRDGVPVSPLARHETTPRTGTSLTFWADGAIFETTTYSFETLARRFQEMAFLNRGLTLTLTDERPSASATAAADGAGPAPAAKTVSYRYDGGITDFVAHLNARKGEPVHPSVVTLAAEDPERLLSVEVALQWNGQYTDSVYSYANAIHTHEGGTHEEGFRTALTTVVNRYARERKLLREKDANLSGEDIREGLTAIISVKLGEPQFEGQTKTKLGNSEARTFVQKVVHEHLTDWFDRNPNDSADIVRKAVQAATARVAARKARDLTRRKGLLETAALPGKLSDCQSNDPALSEIFIVEGDSAGGSAKSGRNPRYQAILPIRGKILNVEKARIDKILHNQEIQAIISAFGTGVHEDFDLAKLRYHKIILMADADVDGQHINTLLLTFLFRFMRPLIEDGHVYLSRPPLYKVKWSRDHVEYAYSDRERDVLLEQGRQAGRRVKDDSIQRFKGLGEMNAEELRVTTMDPEHRVLGQVTLDDAAVADDLFSVLMGEDVDARRHFIQRNAKDVRFLDI